The nucleotide window GCAGAGCTTCCTGCCAGCTGTAGGTCTGGTGATTGTCGATGAACGCACCCATGTCGATGAGTTCGCGCCAGTTGGCAAACGTCTGGCGTACTTCATCAGAGGTCCACTTGGCTTTGCCGGTCAGCAGGTCCATGTGGAAGTCGAAGCCGTTCGTGCGCATGTTCAGGTAATCAAACCAGCCGCCTGCGGTCCAAAGGAACTTGGTTCCGATGGTGTAGCATTTCTTGCCGGCGTCGATGATTTTCTGACAGTTGGCTTTTTCTTCTTCCCAGGTTGTCGGTTCGGAAAGGCCAAGCTCGTCAAAGATGTCTTTGCGGTAGTAAACGCCCCACTGATAGTAGGTGTAGGGCACGCCCCACTGCTTCCCATCAATGGTCATCGCACCCTTGGTCGAGGCCAGGTTGTCGCCGATTGCCGGATCTGCCCACAGGTCAGATACGTCTTCGAACAAGCCTGCTTCAACATAAGGGCGCATGCGGTTTGCCGCATACCAGGTTGCAACGTCCGGCGCATTTGCAGACAGGAAGTTACGGATCTGTGTCTTGTAGGCTTCACGATCGATAACTGTCGTCTCGATGTTCAGATCCGGGTTCTTTTCCTGGAACTGCGAAATCATCTTTTCCATGGTCGCGCGCGGCGCCGGATTGGATGTATCGAGGAAAATTCTCAGATCGCCTGTCAGGCCGTCAGCAGATGCTCCGCCCATTGAGGCTGCCAGAATGGCAAACGCCGCAGCGGACGTTTTCAGCATGGAACGCATGGTGTCCTCCCTTTAGGTTCCATTATGTGAAACTTAGTTTTGTATATTGATACTTTGCTGCGATCAGGTTAGGTTGTCAACAGGTCCGACATAAAGAAACGGGCCGAGTGGAGGAAAAAATGAACAAGCAGGCCACCGGCGACGGTACGGTCGGAAAGGCTCTTGAAGTGCTCGACAAAGTCGCAGCCGTGGGTCGGCCTGTGCGATTTTCCGAGCTGCTTTCAGAAAGTGCGCATCCCAAGGCGACACTCTATCGTCTGCTGCAGACCCTCGTGAACCAGGGCATGCTGGCCTATGACGACAAGCAGCAGACCTACTCGCTCGGCATCCGTCTTGTGCGGCTGGCACATGCAGCTTGGCGTCAAAGTTCCATCGCGCCCATAGCGCGGCCCTTCATCTCCGCGCTTTCCGACGAGGTTGGCGAGACGGTCCACTTGGCACAGTTGGACAACGGGCAGGTGCTCTATGTCGACAAGCGCAACCCCCAGAATGCGATCGACATGTTCTCGCAGGCCGGCAAGGTCGGGCCTGGACATTGCACGGGTGTCGGAAAAGCTCTGATGGCTTTTCAGGACCCAAGCGAGATCGACCAGATTATTCAGAAACAGTCTTTTTACAGGTACACGCCGGCAACGCTCGTAACCGAAGCGGCGCTCCGCGCGGAACTTGACCAGATCAGGCAGGACGGCATCGCCTTTGACCGGGAGGAGCACGAACCCGGGATCATCTGTATTGCCGCTCCAATCCTGTCCACCAAAGGGCGGCCGGTCGGCGCCCTGTCCGTGACAACATCAACACAGCGAAAAAATTTGGATGAACTGATGAATGCGCGTCCTGCATTGGAGCAGGCCGCATCCAAGATTGCCGCGGCAGTCGAAGACTGGCAGTTCCCCGCGTGAACATTTCGGAGGGAGTAGAAATAAGATGTCTGGCGTAACTCTTACAAATGCCGTCAAACAATATGGCGATCTTCAGGTGATCCATGGAGTGGATCTCCAGATCGAGCATGGTGAGTTTTGCGTCTTTGTCGGGCCTTCCGGCTGCGGCAAATCCACATTGCTCCGGATGATCGCAGGCCTGGAAGAAACAAGCTCCGGCAAGATCGAGATCGGTGGCCGCGACGTTACCAGAGTGGATCCGGCGGAACGTGGCGTTGCCATGGTGTTTCAGACTTACGCCCTTTATCCGCACATGACGGTTGAAGAGAACATGGGCTTCGGCCTCAAGATGAACGGTCACCCCAAGACCGAGATTCATGAAAAAGTCTCGGAAGCCAGCAGGATCCTGAAGCTTGATCCGTATTTGAAACGCAAGCCGAAAGCGCTGTCCGGCGGGCAGCGTCAGCGTGTGGCCATCGGGCGTGCGATTGTCCGCGGCCCGGAAGTGTTTCTGTTCGATGAGCCGCTCTCGAACCTGGATGCCGAACTGCGTGTCGACATGCGCGTTGAAATCGCACGTCTGCACAAGGATATCGGCGCGACGATGATCTACGTGACGCACGATCAGGTCGAAGCCATGACCCTTGCGGACAAGATCGTCGTGCTGCGCGGAGGTATCATCGAGCAGGTAGGTTCCCCGATGAACCTTTATTCCGATCCGGACAATCGTTTTGTTGCCGGCTTTATCGGATCGCCGAGCATGAATTTCGTTGAAGGCGTGGCAGACGAAGGCGCGGTAATCGTTCCGGCATTTGGCGATACCAAGGTTCCGACATCCGTGGCTTTGCCGGCCAAGGGCGAGAAGGTTCTTGTCGGACTGCGGCCTCAGCATTTCGACATTGCACCGAGCACAGAAGGTGCAAGGGTTGATCTTTGCGAGCAATTGGGCGGTGTTGCCTACACCTATCTGGTGTGTCCGACAGGTGAGCGTGTCATCGTTGAGACAAAGGGCGAGGATCAACCGCCTGCAGATGGAACAGTTTCCGTCTCGTTCGACCCGGCATCGGCGATGTATTTCGACATCAAGACAGAAAAACGTCTGCGCTAAGCAGAGAAAACGCTCCAACTTGCACCAAAGCCCTTCCTCCCGGACTTTGGCTCAAAGTGCATACGACCCCGGCTGTTTGCCGGGGTTTTTTTTGAGTTTCTATCGTCTTTGGGCAACAGGTAAATACTTAAAATTGTCGGATTGGCGTTATTACGCTACGTAAAATCGACAATTGTGACAGAATGTCCTTTCATACTTGACTGTGTCTGCTGCCCTGCGTGGACGGGTTTCTCGAAGAGCGGCGACAAGCCGCCGTCCGAAACAGCAAGCGTGTAACCGCCGAAGGTGGTCGGGTGGCAAAGTCTGGAGGGAATATTTATGAGTAAAACGAAGAAGATGCTGGATCCGGACCCGCGGGTCATGGATTTCAGCACGGAATACGAACTGGGCCAGGATAACATTCGGCCGTTCGGTCTTGATTTGCACAATCCGGTCTTCCTGGTCTCGGCGATCGTGATCGTCGGATTCGTCATGGTTGCCTTGGCAAATCAGGAAGCAGCAGCGTCCTTCTTCGGATGGTTCAGACCCTTCCTGACAAGTACGTTCGACTGGTTTCTCATGTTGTCCGTCAACATCATGGTCGTTTTCTGTTTCTTTCTTGCGCTGTCGCCCCTGGGGAAGGTGAAAATCGGCGGCAAGGATGCGGTTCCGGATTATTCCTACGCGGGATGGATCGCGATGCTGTTTTCTGCGGGCATCGGTATCGGGCTACTGTTTTTCGGCGTTCTGGAGCCGATGTACTATTCGATTCCGGAGCTCAATACATTGCCTCTCGGGTCCGATCCGTCGCTTCCGGGCAATGAAAACATGGGCATTGTTGGCACCGTTTATCACTGGGGCATCAGTGGTTGGGCGGTCTATGTTGTCGTCGGGCTCTGCCTGGCGATTTTCTGCTACAATCTCGGCCTGCCTCTCACGTTGCGTTCGGCTTTCTATCCGATTTTCGGCGAACGCGTTTGGGGTTGGCCAGGTCATGTGATCGACACGCTGGCGGTTTTCGCGACCCTGTTCGGTCTAACCACTTCTCTTGGTCTCGGAGCACAGCAGGTTGCTGCCGGTCTGAACGATGTGTTTGGAATTCCGGTCTCAAGTTCCCTTGTTGTCTGGCTGATCCTCGGCATCACGGCGATTGCGCTCGGATCCGTGCTTCTTGGCATGGACGCAGGCGTGAAGCGGCTCTCTGAGATCAACATGATCATGGCGGCGTGCCTCTTCGTGTTCGTTCTGCTTGTGGGCCCGACCTTTGATCTCATCGCTCAATTCGGTGGCGTCCTCAAAGACTATGTTGTTGCCTTCGTTCCGCTGTCCAACCCGTTCGGCCGGGATGATTTGGGCTACATGCACGGCTGGACCACCTTCTATTGGGCTTGGTGGATTGCCTGGTCACCATTTGTCGGCATGTTCATCGCGCGTATTTCTAAAGGACGGACCGTTCGTGAGTTCATTCTCTGCGTCTTGATTGCGCCCTCACTGGTCTGCGCGCTTTGGATGACCGTTTTCGGTGGTCTTGCTCTCGACCAATTGGCGAATGGCTATACCGGCGCAAAAGACGTGGTGGTGGCCTATCAGCCAGAGCTGTCTCTTTTCCGTATGCTGGATCAGCTGCCGCTCTACAACATTATCGCGCCGATCTCGCTGGTCCTGATCGTGATCTTCTTCGTGACGTCGTCGGACTCCGGTTCGTTGGTCATCGACACGATCACGGCAGGTGGAAAAATGGATGCTCCGGTGGCGCAACGCGTGTTCTGGTGCACATTCGAAGGCCTGGTTGCGATTGCGCTTCTTCTCGGTGGAGGGCTCAACGCACTTCAAGGAGCGGCGGTTTCGATGGGGATTCCCTTCACCCTGGTCGTTCTGGCGATGTGTTATTGCCTTTATAAAGCGCTTCGATCTGAACGACAAAAAATCTGAAACTGACGCGAAAGGCGCGCTACGGCGCGCCTTTTTTGTTCGGGCGGTCTGCTTCTTGCCGCCGCCTTTTTTGTGTCTTTCGATTTCGGCAGAACCCATCGTGTTGTGAGCACGTCACACAGGCCGTGCCAGACTGAATATCAGTCGAGATCCTCGTTTCCGGTCTGTTGCACACGGAGCCTTAAACACCTTTCTGATTGTGCTCCTGCTGCAAAGCATGCGCCCGCACAACAACGCCTTAAGCGTGTTGAAGCCTTGACATGAATACTGATTCAGGTTTCATATTAGGAGGCGTTAAGCGAAGCAGCGGCGTTTTTTCCAGGCTGGAAACGGTCTGAGATTGCCGGCTGCACCTTGGCGCAAAACGGGAGGAGCATTTATGACCAAGCAGTTTACCCGCTGGGCACTGCCGCTTGTGGCCGGCCTCGGCCTTGCGGCATCGGGGTCCGTTGCCGCTTTTGCGGAAGACATCAAAATCGCCCATGTCTATGGCAAGACGGGACCGTTTGAGGCCTATGCCAAACAGTCTCACACGGGTCTGATGATGGGACTGGAATTTGCCACCGACGGGACAATGGAGATCGACGGCCGCAAGATCGTTGTCATCGAAAAGGACACGCAGCTGAAGCCGGACATAGGTAAAGCGGTTCTTGCCGAGGCCTATGGTGATGATGAAGTGGATCTGGCCGTTGGACCGGTCTCTTCTGGTGTGGCACTCGCCATGCTGCCCGTGGCTGAAGAATATGAGAAGTTGCTCATTGTTGAGCCTGCCGTTGCGGACTCCATCACAGGCGAAAACTGGAACCGGTATGTGTTCCGCACCTCCCGAAACTCTTCTCAGGATGCCATTGCAAATGCGGTTGCTCTGGGACAAGAAGGTGTCTCGGTCGCAACGCTGGCACAGGACTATGCCTTTGGCCGCGATGGTGTCGCTGCGTTCAAGGAAGCGCTGGAAGGCACTGGCGCAAATCTGGTTTTCGAGGAATACGCGCCAACAGACACGAAAGACTTCACGGCAAATGCGCAACGTGTTTTCGATGCCTTGAAGGATGAGCCTGGCCGCAAATTCCTGTTTGTTATCTGGGCCGGAGGCGGCAACCCGATCAGCAAGATCAAGGCAATGGAACCGGAGCGCTTCGGCGTTGAAATCGCGACCGGCGGGAACATTCTTGCTGCCATGAAGGCCTATAAGGAACTCCCGGGCATGGAAGGCGCCACCTATTACTACTATGAAATTCCCAAGAACCCGGTGAACGATTGGCTGGTTGCCGAGCATCAGAAACGGTTCGACACGCCACCGGATTTCTTCACAGCTGGGGGCATGTCAGCTGGAATCGCGATTGTCGAAGGCATTCGCAAAGCCGGGTCCACCGACACGGAAGACCTGATCACCGCGATGGAAGGCATGGAATTCGACACGCCAAAGGGCAAGATGATGTTTCGCGCCGAAGATCACCAGGCGCTGCAGCCCATGTACCATTTCAAGATCAAGGTCGATCCGGAGGTCGAATGGGGTATTCCGGAGCTGGTGCGTGAGCTCAAAATAGAAGACATGGATATTCCCGTCCGCAATCAGTGATCCGCATTTGCTGAGCCTGTTGCTCTTGCTAGGTGGCCCCATCACACCTTCGTCCTGGCTGGGCATTCGCTGTTCAGCCAGGCAACGCTCCGATAATACTTTTTCCTCCTACTTGACCTGGGAACACGTGCCGTGACCAAGGAACGTCCCATTCTTGAAACGAGAGACCTTGCGATCCGCTTTGGCGGACACGTTGCGGTTGACCATGTGAGCTGCAGTTTTGACCGGGGCACTTTGACCGCCATCGTCGGGCCCAACGGGGCCGGCAAAACCACCTATTTCAACCTGATATCAGGTCAGCTTGCCGCCACAAGCGGGAGCGTTTGGCTGAATGGCGAGACCATCACCAGACTGTCGGTTCCAGAACGCACCGACAGGGGGATCGGCCGGGCCTTTCAATTGACCAACCTTTTTCCGACATTGAGTGTGCGGGAAAACGTGCGGTTGGTTGCTCAGGCCAAGGCTCGAAAGGGCTTTGACCTTTTTTCCATTGCCGAAAGCCACATTGAATTGCTTGAGCGCGCCGACCACGTGCTCTCGGAGGTCCGGCTCATTGATCAGGCCGACCAAATCGTGTCGGCTTTGCCGCATGGCGACCAGCGTAAGCTGGAAGTTGCGCTCTTGATCGCACTTGGTCCTCAGGTGCTGATGTTCGATGAGCCCACGGCCGGCATGAGTGTAGATGAGGTGCCGGTCATTCTGGAGCTGATCCAGAAACTCAAGGCCGATATGGACCGCACAATCCTGCTGGTTGAACACAAAATGGATGTGATCCGAACGCTCGCAGACCGGATCATCGTGCTGCACAATGGTGCGCTGGTCGCCGATGGTGAACCGGCAGAAGTAATCGCGTTGCCCATTGTCCAGGAAGCTTATCTCGGCAAAGCACCTGCAGAACCTGGGGAGGCGGCGTAGTGTCTGATATTTTGCTTTCGCTCTCCGGCGTTCACACTCATATCGGGCCCTATCACATACTGCAGGGGGTGGATCTTCTTGTTCCCGAAGGTGGCGTCACCGTATTGCTTGGGCGAAACGGTGCAGGCAAAACCACGACCCTGCGCACCATCATGGGACTTTGGACGGCAAGCCGCGGTGACATCCGGTTCGAGGATCAAGTCATCACCAAATTCGCAACGCCGGAGATTTCGCGGCGTGGCATCGCCTTTGTGCCCGAAGATATGGGCATCTTTACCGATCTGACTGTCTCGGAAAACATGATGCTTGCCGCATCGAACGGCCCGATCGACGAAAAACGCCTTTCATGGATAACCGATCTGTTTCCTCCTATAGGCACTTTCTGGAAATCGTCCGCAGGTACCTTGTCCGGTGGACAAAAGCAGATGTTGTCTGTCGCACGCGCAATCATCGAACCCCGGCGTCTCATCCTCATCGACGAGCCGACCAAGGGCCTTGCTCCTGCGATCATCAAGTCGATGACGGACGCGCTGAAAGAGTTGAAGGAAACGGACACCACCATCCTTCTGGTCGAACAGAATTTCGCAATGGCCTCCAGCATTGGCGACACCGTTGCTGTGATGGATGACGGTCGCATCATTCACGCCGGTAACATGCAGGAACTGGTTGAAGACACGGCCCTTCAGGAAAAGCTGATGGGACTCACGCTGGAGGTCCACCAATGAGCGACACCTCGATCAAACCACGCATCGAAAAAGTTCCGCTAAGCGAACAGTTCTTCCAGAAACTGCCGGTCATGCTGGTTCCCTTGCTGGCCTTGGCAGGGCTGCTTGCCATCGGAAATCCGGCAAGTTGGTTGACGCTGACTGTCGCGGGTCTCGCCATGGGCATGATGATTTTCATCATGGCCTCGGGTTTAACAGTGGTTTTCGGGCTCATGGACGTCATCAATTTCGGCCATGGAGCTTTTGTGGCGATCGGGGCCTTTGTGGGGTTCACGGTTCTGGCATGGCTGGCCGGTTGGACAGAATCTCCGAGCGTCTTGTTGAACCTCTTTGCCGTTCTGATCGCGATCCTTGCAGCAATGCTGGTGACCGGGTTGCTTGGATACGCATTTGAACGGGTCATCGTCATGCCGGTCTATGGCGAGCACCTGAAGCAGATCCTTGTAACCATGGGCGGGCTGATTGTTGCCCAGCAGATGATCTACGTGGTCTGGGGCCCGGACGAGCTCCATATTTCGCGTCCCGAAGCCTTCCAGGGTTCGCTCATTTTCGGGGAGGCCGCGATCGAGAAATACAGGCTTGTCGCCGTTGGCATCGGGCTCGCGTTGTTTCTCGCCATGCGGCATATATTGCAAAATACCAAAGTTGGTTTGCTGGTACGTGCCGGTGTTGAAAACGGCGAGATGGTCGAAGCTCTTGGGTATCGGATCCGCCGACTTTTCCTGGTCGTTTTCATGACCGGATCGGCACTGGCCGGATTGGGAGGTGTCATGTGGGGCCTCTACCAGGAAACCATTACCGCTCATATGGGCTCAGAGATCATGGTGCTTGTTTTCATCGTGGTGATTATTGGCGGATTGGGTTCCGTCGAAGGCTGTTTCATCGGAGCGCTGATGGTTGGCCTCCTGGCCAATTACACAGCCTTTCTGGCTCCAAAGGTGGCCTTGATTTCGACCATCGCTCTGATGGTGGTGATCCTGATGTGGCGGCCTCAAGGCCTTTATCCGGTCGTTAAGGCAAAGTAGGGCGGGCGAAAAGCATGTTGACGAAACTTCTTTCCGGTGACACGCCACGCAGCCGCCTTCTGACGGTGATCCTGCTGGTCGTGCTGGTATGCCTGGCGTTTGCTCCTTTTCTTTTTCCAGGAACAAAATCGCTGGAGACGGCGGCAAGGATCTGTATCTTCATCGTTCTGGTTGCCAGCTACGATCTGTTGCTCGGCTATGCGGG belongs to Roseibium porphyridii and includes:
- a CDS encoding BCCT family transporter, producing MSKTKKMLDPDPRVMDFSTEYELGQDNIRPFGLDLHNPVFLVSAIVIVGFVMVALANQEAAASFFGWFRPFLTSTFDWFLMLSVNIMVVFCFFLALSPLGKVKIGGKDAVPDYSYAGWIAMLFSAGIGIGLLFFGVLEPMYYSIPELNTLPLGSDPSLPGNENMGIVGTVYHWGISGWAVYVVVGLCLAIFCYNLGLPLTLRSAFYPIFGERVWGWPGHVIDTLAVFATLFGLTTSLGLGAQQVAAGLNDVFGIPVSSSLVVWLILGITAIALGSVLLGMDAGVKRLSEINMIMAACLFVFVLLVGPTFDLIAQFGGVLKDYVVAFVPLSNPFGRDDLGYMHGWTTFYWAWWIAWSPFVGMFIARISKGRTVREFILCVLIAPSLVCALWMTVFGGLALDQLANGYTGAKDVVVAYQPELSLFRMLDQLPLYNIIAPISLVLIVIFFVTSSDSGSLVIDTITAGGKMDAPVAQRVFWCTFEGLVAIALLLGGGLNALQGAAVSMGIPFTLVVLAMCYCLYKALRSERQKI
- a CDS encoding substrate-binding domain-containing protein, which codes for MTKQFTRWALPLVAGLGLAASGSVAAFAEDIKIAHVYGKTGPFEAYAKQSHTGLMMGLEFATDGTMEIDGRKIVVIEKDTQLKPDIGKAVLAEAYGDDEVDLAVGPVSSGVALAMLPVAEEYEKLLIVEPAVADSITGENWNRYVFRTSRNSSQDAIANAVALGQEGVSVATLAQDYAFGRDGVAAFKEALEGTGANLVFEEYAPTDTKDFTANAQRVFDALKDEPGRKFLFVIWAGGGNPISKIKAMEPERFGVEIATGGNILAAMKAYKELPGMEGATYYYYEIPKNPVNDWLVAEHQKRFDTPPDFFTAGGMSAGIAIVEGIRKAGSTDTEDLITAMEGMEFDTPKGKMMFRAEDHQALQPMYHFKIKVDPEVEWGIPELVRELKIEDMDIPVRNQ
- a CDS encoding ABC transporter substrate-binding protein; its protein translation is MRSMLKTSAAAFAILAASMGGASADGLTGDLRIFLDTSNPAPRATMEKMISQFQEKNPDLNIETTVIDREAYKTQIRNFLSANAPDVATWYAANRMRPYVEAGLFEDVSDLWADPAIGDNLASTKGAMTIDGKQWGVPYTYYQWGVYYRKDIFDELGLSEPTTWEEEKANCQKIIDAGKKCYTIGTKFLWTAGGWFDYLNMRTNGFDFHMDLLTGKAKWTSDEVRQTFANWRELIDMGAFIDNHQTYSWQEALPFMVKGDAAAYLMGNFAVAPLRDAGLTDDQLDFYQFVEITPGVEKAEDAPTDTFHIPANAQNKEAAREFLKFVVSPDIQTQINDGKNLGQLPVNAQSSVDKDKFLEQGFEMLSTNSPGGVAQFFDRDAPAEMAKVAMEGLQEFMVKPDNLDKILDRLDRAQERIYK
- a CDS encoding branched-chain amino acid ABC transporter permease → MSDTSIKPRIEKVPLSEQFFQKLPVMLVPLLALAGLLAIGNPASWLTLTVAGLAMGMMIFIMASGLTVVFGLMDVINFGHGAFVAIGAFVGFTVLAWLAGWTESPSVLLNLFAVLIAILAAMLVTGLLGYAFERVIVMPVYGEHLKQILVTMGGLIVAQQMIYVVWGPDELHISRPEAFQGSLIFGEAAIEKYRLVAVGIGLALFLAMRHILQNTKVGLLVRAGVENGEMVEALGYRIRRLFLVVFMTGSALAGLGGVMWGLYQETITAHMGSEIMVLVFIVVIIGGLGSVEGCFIGALMVGLLANYTAFLAPKVALISTIALMVVILMWRPQGLYPVVKAK
- a CDS encoding IclR family transcriptional regulator produces the protein MNKQATGDGTVGKALEVLDKVAAVGRPVRFSELLSESAHPKATLYRLLQTLVNQGMLAYDDKQQTYSLGIRLVRLAHAAWRQSSIAPIARPFISALSDEVGETVHLAQLDNGQVLYVDKRNPQNAIDMFSQAGKVGPGHCTGVGKALMAFQDPSEIDQIIQKQSFYRYTPATLVTEAALRAELDQIRQDGIAFDREEHEPGIICIAAPILSTKGRPVGALSVTTSTQRKNLDELMNARPALEQAASKIAAAVEDWQFPA
- a CDS encoding ABC transporter ATP-binding protein, whose amino-acid sequence is MTKERPILETRDLAIRFGGHVAVDHVSCSFDRGTLTAIVGPNGAGKTTYFNLISGQLAATSGSVWLNGETITRLSVPERTDRGIGRAFQLTNLFPTLSVRENVRLVAQAKARKGFDLFSIAESHIELLERADHVLSEVRLIDQADQIVSALPHGDQRKLEVALLIALGPQVLMFDEPTAGMSVDEVPVILELIQKLKADMDRTILLVEHKMDVIRTLADRIIVLHNGALVADGEPAEVIALPIVQEAYLGKAPAEPGEAA
- a CDS encoding ABC transporter ATP-binding protein — its product is MSGVTLTNAVKQYGDLQVIHGVDLQIEHGEFCVFVGPSGCGKSTLLRMIAGLEETSSGKIEIGGRDVTRVDPAERGVAMVFQTYALYPHMTVEENMGFGLKMNGHPKTEIHEKVSEASRILKLDPYLKRKPKALSGGQRQRVAIGRAIVRGPEVFLFDEPLSNLDAELRVDMRVEIARLHKDIGATMIYVTHDQVEAMTLADKIVVLRGGIIEQVGSPMNLYSDPDNRFVAGFIGSPSMNFVEGVADEGAVIVPAFGDTKVPTSVALPAKGEKVLVGLRPQHFDIAPSTEGARVDLCEQLGGVAYTYLVCPTGERVIVETKGEDQPPADGTVSVSFDPASAMYFDIKTEKRLR
- a CDS encoding ABC transporter ATP-binding protein, which encodes MSDILLSLSGVHTHIGPYHILQGVDLLVPEGGVTVLLGRNGAGKTTTLRTIMGLWTASRGDIRFEDQVITKFATPEISRRGIAFVPEDMGIFTDLTVSENMMLAASNGPIDEKRLSWITDLFPPIGTFWKSSAGTLSGGQKQMLSVARAIIEPRRLILIDEPTKGLAPAIIKSMTDALKELKETDTTILLVEQNFAMASSIGDTVAVMDDGRIIHAGNMQELVEDTALQEKLMGLTLEVHQ